CCGCGAattcttttttttcgacTTTCCGTTTCGTGTTGTGGTTCGATGAGTTGTGAGCAACAACCAGCATAGATGAAGCTGGGGCGTGGAGGCCGATACACAGAGCGAGGCAAGGAGGGAGGTGGAAGTGCTGACGCAGCTACCGCACAGCTATCCCGCTCAAGAGGAGTCTTGAGGACGGACCCGGCCGTCCCCTCTTTTCGACATGCAAAATCGCCTCAGCAAGACTAAGAATGAGACACgtgcgcacagacacgcatcgacagacagacagacagacgaCGACGTCATCAGACGCAGGCAGAGTCAATCAACGGCACCGAagcagaagaggaagagaagatgACGCGAGGGAAAGCCGTCGGCGCCCTCGTCTACGACGAGAAAGAGCAGAAACTGAAAAAGCATGCCGTGAAATGTGTACaagacacatacacagcaCGACCACGCGCACAGCAATACGAGCATCACCGCGGATGTAACGTTTTTCGTGTTGCGTCTCTCCATCCCGATCCATCCTCGACCGCAGGCAGCGAAACgggacagacagacagacagacagacagagagagaggagggcggaagCGCACACTGAGGGCATGCTCGGCTGTGGAGAGAACGGGACAACacaagggaagagggaaacGATTTTGCTGCATTCGAGGAAGGgacgcgcatgcgtgtgtgtgtgtgtgtgtgtgtatgcgtggtTGGGCGGAGATGGGAGGACAGGGGGTGTCAGGATGCACGCAGCAATACACGATATACTAACCAgcaaagagggggagaaaaagagagggtCTCCAAGCAACTCTGTCAGTGTGTGCGGAGGTGCGAGATGAGGTACAATGTCTGCGTCCGTGTGTGGCTGTAGGTTTCTACTCATGACGAATAGCACGGAAGAATAGCGTCACGGGAGCACTTCCCTGCCCAGACAACCACACCACCATTCGACCCCCTCGCTTTCACTTCGGggaacacgcacgcaccaaCCAAAACGAAGAAGGGCTCTCTGCGACACGGATAGAGAAAGCTTGCGTATGATGAGGCAACACGTGGAGACGCACGTAACGGCtcacagcgcacacacgactGGCTAAACATCCGTCGCATGCACCTGCACAaaagccgcagcggcgcttgATGCGCGcgcctacacacacacgcacacacacaccgagagagaaggagcgagTGATGAACATTCACAACTACGCTGACTTCTTTTTGAATTCACATGCCCATTCTGCGCCCACGACGATGCCGGGCCACCCTGCCGTGCTATCACCGGGCCCAGCGCCCACCCTTCGTGCTGACGGACAAGGTCTGTGCTCGAGCTGTGCCGCAGAGACCCACCAGTCGCCATCATGACGCTTGCACCCACTGCTGTCAAAGACGTGCGGATGCGGGAGAGGGTGGAGTATCCCATGCCGCCGCAGACTCGTGGCAGCGCCCAACCTGCCGAGGCACATGCGGGCCAGCCATCCAGACGCACGCCCCTCATGGCCTCGGCGGACGTGGAAGGTGAAGACAGCGTTCTCCGCATCCCCAGACAACAACGTCGTCCTGAAGCTGGCCGCATGAGGCGCAGAATGCGAGCGccctgtgcgcacgcgctgtcgAGCACGGCTGGCATGGTGCCTCACGCCCAGACAAAGCATCGAGAGGCGAGAGGGGCACGAATGCTGGGCGGAAAAGACGCGAAGGGATCCACGCCAATCAGCCCaaaggtgcgtgtgcgcgacaTGCGCGGCATCCCTCACGTCCGACCGGGTGGGCCGATGAGGCACAGGCGCCGGAAGCGTGACGAGAGCATCCCGCATGGCGCCAGCGAGTCCTCCGGGCTCCCGTGTGGCGAGCCGCCGCACCGTATTACGGGGTGCCGCGGCTTAGGGCGACTGAGGGCAGAAGCGTGGCGTACAGGCAGAACACAAGGGCTCGGAGGGCCCTGACCGGCGCCTGGCCAGCTTCCCCCTTGAGCTCATCCGGCAAGCGCCTGGACCACCCGCTAGTGCCCGCACGACAGACGCCACCACTTCCGCCCCCTGGAGCAGAACCCTGAAGGCGGTCCACTCGGATTGAGGCGTGCAGTGCACCCGGAGTCAGTGTGGCGCGaatcgcgcagcacgtacgCGGAGAAGGGACGAGAGGGACACGCTAGGCGCATGACCCCGATTCGGCGGCAGACGGCTTGTCCTGGACGACCAGGAGATTCagccgcagtgcggcagaggcgggtgagcggtggttgtgtgtgtgcgcacgtttGTGGGCTAACGTGTTCGTGGGTGGTGCGGACGCGCTGGGGCACCAACGCGTGTGCACTCGTTCTCGGCCACACAGCGCCGGCTACATGTCACACTGCACCCCCGCCCATCCACCCACCAACACACCCGCTGGCCCTGCCGCAGGCCCCACACatccgcgcggtgcgcagaagcagcagcagacacacgccggtacagcagtgcgccgactcagtcagCTGAGCACGGCCCCCGTCTCAAACTCGACGCAGACCCTCTCTGCAggtcgccacctgctgcgcccctcggggagggggggggaggggtccCAGGCCCCccacaccagtaggcagtgagCGTCGGGCGGGATGCGTTCCAGTCACGCGGAGACTTCGCCCAccacatggatggcgcaagcgtgtgcactgtcgcaggtcgctccgacgcaacgccctCCAGAACCTGACTgccggcatcagcggcgatgcatcgctctgacctccctgCGTCGTGGGCATGGCAGCCCCTGTCACCACCCGAAGTGGTTCGGCAGGGGCAAGgggatggaggggggagacGGCTGCTTTGGCTtcccacacagagagagagagtgggaggtgtgcgtgtgcagtggAGCCCGtgataccacgcactgaggcAGGTAGCATCATCCGGGAGGccggggaagaggagagaacaGAAGAGAATAGGAAGTAGGAAACACAGTAATAGGAAAGAGGTGAAGAAAAAGAGGTCAGCGGGTAACGCTTGTGAGACGGAGACCGTAGAGAGGACcctctgctgttgctgtgtaGAGGCATGctgggtggtggtggtctaACGCAGCTTGTACAGCAGACACCACTCCGCTTCACAATGGACTCGCTCACTGTCCCGTATGCAGGCCACCCGCCTACGCCTTCTCGTTTACTGGCTTGACAGCACAAACCATACCGATACCTCAACGACTGCGCTCGTCTACAAAAACGCACGTGAGTTGGAGGAGGGGACGTGGGCCTGGGCACACGACGATCCGCACAAACGAtcgcccccgcccccccccctctgccctccgcagcagcacacgccaTTTCACTACGGAGGGATTGCACTGGTCGACCGCTTCGAGTGGGAGGCTCAGCGAGGgatggggtggtggggggggggcgttcCTCCGTGTGAGAGAAGAACCGAAAAAAGCGTAAGTGGTAGGACACAAAATAAGGGTATCGCAAAAGACGACGGGGAGGGCGCACGGAGTTACAAGAACGAGTGAGCGCGGAACGTGCCTGTCAATCGCCGTgagtcgccgctgccatcaccATCCAtctaccaccaccatcacccaTCGTCGTCCGCAGCCCGCACTCTTTCCAGCTCTCACAGGCAGAGAGCAGAATtagccgcacacacacacacacacacacacacactcacacgcatTTGgatatacatacatatatatacatatgtatatatatatatatatatgctgATAAGGGAGAGTAGAGCACAAGACAACATCATCCTCACAAACTCACCggcgtgagagggagggagagggacgtGAGCGGGGTGAGGGTGAGGGTGAGGGTTACAACACCAAATCTAAAGGAAGGGAAGGAAGCGAGCCCGCCACACCAAGGCCGCTACGCATGCacgtgtgttgtgtgtgtgtgtgtgtgtctatggTAGGCCTATATGTGCGTGTACTCGGTGTGTATAGAGAGGAAGACGGGCCTGTATTacgcgcctgtgtgtgcgtgtgcgcgtgcgtgtgaagCATGGGAGAAGCTCCGATCCGTAGAGGGTGGGCAGGAGCCCGTAGAGCCGCTGTGTGCCGACTGTGATACCACGCAGCAACACACATACCTATATTCGCActcccctttccttctcttcgctTACAGCCAACGACAGATACGCTACGATACACATCATGCGAACATGTCAGCAAACGCAAAGTCCGTCTTGCGGGCTGGCGCGGCCTCGCTCTTTTCTGCGCTGTCGTACTGCTGCACAATGGGCCGCCGGGAGTACCCCTTTATAAGAAGCACGGCTCCCTTGTTCCTGTTGACACCGCAGTAATTCGGTGCGGAAAAGACTGTCAAGACACGGTCGTTGTGCGTCCACATGTAACCCTCCATCGCTACCTGGTGCGCGCGGCAGATGAAATCAAAGTTGTTGTCGGCGCAGAATCGGTTCGAGGCTGATGGACCAAACAAGAagccgcagccgcgaggGTTCCGCTTGTACATGGCCACCTCGTTCGTTGGGTCCGACCACAGAAGCCCCGCGATAAGGTCATCCTCCGCTGCTGTGATGTTGCCGCAGCTGTAATTGTGCCGCTCCAGGGCGCAGATAACCTCCACATTTTGCAAGCCCGGCGAGAGGCCGCCGTGGGTCACAAAGAAGCGCATGTACAGTGTCTGCACAATTGCAGCCAGCGGCAGGTCGAGGAACACCTTGTTCACGGCACTCCACACCGCCGTcccggccgcggcgccgagcGACGACGTCGCCTCCGTCAAGAAGCCGTACACGCGCGacgtcttctcctcctcgtggtTGCCACGCGTCAGGTACACTAGCGTCGGATATTCCACCTTCagtgccagcagcagcagcaccacctccaggCTGTGCGGGCCACGGTCCACGTAGTCACCCATGAACAGGAAGCGGCAGTCGCGTCCCTCGGGGTTGCAACGGCGCCGGTCGTACTGCTGGCAGAGCACGCTCGTGTAGAGGTCCTGGAACTGGCCGTGGATgtcgcccaccaccaccagcgtgTCGTGCGCTACCACCTCTAGatccagcagcgctggctcCTTccccagcaccgccgtcgccgcagcgcacaaATTCATGATGTAGTCCTCGTTGAAGAAGCTCGCCTGCGTGTACTCGTCGCCGTCCTTCTGCGATGCCGTCGGGGCACCGACGTCACCGCGCTcgccacggcgcagcagccactcGATCAGCGGCGAGAACTCTCCGCTGTGTGGCGTCGCGCTGAAGAGGTCAAGCGCCCGCTTGTGCTGTACATCTTCTTCCTCTTGGAGGTCCGGCGTGCTTGACGCGCTAGTGCAGTCTGCCGCCGACTCCAACACCGACGAGAAGTTTCTGTGAGAGATCAGGTGCTCACGGGTTCGGTCTGTTGGACTGCGCAGAGAGTCGGACAGGCGGTTTTTGGTCTTGGCTTCGTTGATGACGAGCGTAGACGAGCGTTCGGCCATCGCCACCGACGGCCGCGAGTGAGGGGGGCTCGTGGGGTGCCGCAGCCTCCATGGTATGGCCGGCCGGTGAACTTCGAAAGGCTCGTGGATCTGATGGGCGCGCCGTGGCTGCAACGCCGGCGGGGCCGGCGGTGAAGGTGCTGTGCTAATCTTAGGGGGAAGTCGCACGCACGGCAGTGGTATTGTGATGCAGCTCTCCGTGGAAGACCTCGTCgtaccaccgccgccaccactgcggctgccggccCCCCTTGGCGTAGTCGCGTCCTCCACCACGGCAGGGGCACTTGCCCATTCAACCGGGTTCGCTGGGGACTTTTCAGGGACCGCCTCGGTTGTCGGTTCGTGTGCTGGTGAGGTGGTGATGAGTGTGGAGAGCCGGCGCGCGATTCGTTCCAGCACGTCTGGCAGCGCTGATCGCGCACCTGAGCGCTCGGACGAGAGGGTTTGCTGCGCCGGCAGTGAAGTTTTTGGTGTTCCCGCACCAGTGTGCTGATCGCCACTCACGTCAGCGCAGCAACTGCTGCCATTTTCACTGACTTTGACCAGGGGTGACAGCGGCGGGgatgacgctgccgcggcagccgctggGGTGGCTGCTGAGACACTGCCGGCACCGAAGGTGCTGAAGAGAAGGTTTTCGCTGTTCTTGAAGGGGTCGTTGTAGCGTTGCAGGGTTGGTGAAGAGAAGGACGAGGGAGGCTCATGTGAATTGGTTTTCGGAAATATTTTCGACGGCGAGCGCGTCCTCCTGGTCGATCGGTTGAGCGAGCGACTCGACATGACGGGCGGATGCGTCgaacacaaacaaaaaaacaaacgaaCGAAAAGCTGTGAAAagaaccaccaccaccacaaagCGAAGCAGACAGCAGACAGCAGGGGTGACAACGCATGCGTTGTATGgtgagggtgggtgggtgggtgggtgggg
This genomic interval from Leishmania major strain Friedlin complete genome, chromosome 13 contains the following:
- a CDS encoding putative phosphoprotein phosphatase, with translation MAERSSTLVINEAKTKNRLSDSLRSPTDRTREHLISHRNFSSVLESAADCTSASSTPDLQEEEDVQHKRALDLFSATPHSGEFSPLIEWLLRRGERGDVGAPTASQKDGDEYTQASFFNEDYIMNLCAAATAVLGKEPALLDLEVVAHDTLVVVGDIHGQFQDLYTSVLCQQYDRRRCNPEGRDCRFLFMGDYVDRGPHSLEVVLLLLALKVEYPTLVYLTRGNHEEEKTSRVYGFLTEATSSLGAAAGTAVWSAVNKVFLDLPLAAIVQTLYMRFFVTHGGLSPGLQNVEVICALERHNYSCGNITAAEDDLIAGLLWSDPTNEVAMYKRNPRGCGFLFGPSASNRFCADNNFDFICRAHQVAMEGYMWTHNDRVLTVFSAPNYCGVNRNKGAVLLIKGYSRRPIVQQYDSAEKSEAAPARKTDFAFADMFA